From a single Brassica oleracea var. oleracea cultivar TO1000 chromosome C5, BOL, whole genome shotgun sequence genomic region:
- the LOC106343933 gene encoding phosphoenolpyruvate carboxylase kinase 1, protein MTYSQTLGHNNNNNNEKYQICEEIGRGRFGTVTRVYAPATGEFYACKTIEKSSLTDDLDRACIDNEPKIMALLSFHPNIVQIHDLVDTDSTLSIYMELVDPSVSIYDRLVSSGTFSESQTASFAKQILQGLAHCHRYGVVHRDIKPENILVDLRNDAVKICDFGSGVWLGEGETTEGVVGTPYYVAPEVLMGYTYGEKVDLWSVGVVLYTMLAGSPPFYGDTAEEIFEAVLRGNLRFPPKVFRGVSSMAKDFLRKMICKDASRRFSTEQALRHPWIQRAGEAEERFI, encoded by the exons ATGACTTACAGCCAAACACTCGGACACAACAACAACAACAACAACGAAAAGTACCAGATCTGCGAAGAGATCGGTCGCGGACGCTTCGGCACCGTGACTCGCGTCTACGCTCCGGCCACCGGCGAGTTCTACGCCTGCAAAACCATCGAGAAGAGCTCTCTCACCGACGATCTCGACCGCGCGTGCATCGACAACGAGCCTAAGATCATGGCCCTCTTGTCATTTCACCCGAACATCGTCCAAATCCACGATCTGGTCGACACGGACTCAACTCTCTCCATCTACATGGAGCTGGTCGATCCCTCCGTCTCGATCTACGACCGTTTAGTTTCCTCCGGGACCTTCTCCGAGTCCCAAACGGCGTCGTTCGCGAAACAGATCCTCCAGGGTCTCGCGCATTGCCACCGATACGGCGTCGTTCACAGGGACATTAAACCGGAGAATATTCTGGTGGATCTTAGGAACGATGCGGTTAAGATCTGCGATTTCGGGTCTGGGGTTTGGTTGGGTGAGGGAGAGACTACGGAAGGTGTGGTGGGGACGCCGTATTACGTGGCGCCTGAGGTTCTGATGGGTTATACGTACGGGGAGAAGGTTGATCTGTGGAGTGTGGGAGTTGTTTTGTACACGATGCTCGCTGGATCTCCGCCTTTTTACGGGGACACGGCGGAGGAGATTTTCGAGGCTGTGCTCAGAGGGAACTTGAGGTTTCCGCCGAAGGTGTTCAGGGGAGTTTCGTCGATGGCGAAAGATTTCTTGAGGAAGATGATATGTAAGGATGCTTCTCGAAGATTCTCAACCGAACAAGCTCTCC GACACCCATGGATTCAAAGAGCAGGAGAAGCAGAGGAGAGATTCATCTAA
- the LOC106294564 gene encoding uncharacterized protein LOC106294564, which yields MMASAICNAFRYPPPQIGHRSSNTTLRAPKSPSFVRLLPRRVLQSRIVIRAASSAAAGNPQSDGDFNPYEVLGVNPIEGFDKIKQTYQRKLKEAQRSGDEATAALLEKAYDKLMYSQLMNRKKGVTFGSFKVSKDIKYADKQPLIPWGPRYSKSPKNDMLINLAISAAFSAWIAIQRSVEYKPLQFMSFVFVYRIFEKLKSFEGPSTPTYNEEGEENGRGLKMGKRLLRSLSLVFGSILVASLAYTGMLNVIEYMGSSIPIALYNNQELIITASSALMLYVMASYYR from the exons ATGATGGCTTCCGCAATTTGCAACGCGTTTCGTTACCCTCCTCCTCAAATTGGTCATCGGAGTTCCAATACTACTCTTCGAGCTCCCAAGTCGCCGTCTTTCGTCAG GCTTCTTCCTAGAAGGGTGTTGCAGAGCAGGATTGTGATACGTGCTGCTTCGTCTGCTGCTGCTGGAAACCCACAGTCTGATGGTGACTTTAACCCATATGAG GTTCTTGGTGTTAACCCTATTGAGGGCTTCGACAAGATCAAGCAAACTTATCAAAGAAAACTTAAAGAAGCTCAGAGGAGTGGTGATGAAGCCACTGCTGCTCTA CTTGAGAAAGCATATGATAAGCTCATGTATTCCCAGTTAATGAATAGGAAAAAAGGTGTGACTTTCGGTTCCTTTAAG GTTTCCAAGGACATTAAATACGCTGATAAGCAGCCTTTAATACCATGGGGTCCAAG GTATTCCAAGTCCCCCAAGAACGATATGTTGATCAACCTAGCAATATCAGCTGCGTTC AGTGCATGGATTGCCATCCAACGTAGTGTTGAGTACAAACCGCTGCAGTTCATGTCCTTTGTGTTCGTTTACAGAATTTTTGAGAAATTGAAATCCTTTGAAGGCCCTTCAACTCCAACATATAAC GAGGAAGGCGAAGAAAATGGACGGGGATTGAAAATGGGAAAGAGGCTTCTTCGGTCTCTTTCATTAGTTTTCGGCTCTATACTTGTTGCATCCTTG GCATACACTGGGATGTTAAATGTCATAGAGTACATGGGCAGCTCCATACCCATTGCACTCTACAATAACCAG GAACTTATAATCACTGCTTCATCGGCTTTGATGCTCTATGTCATGGCGTCATATTACAGATAA